The following proteins are encoded in a genomic region of Alphaproteobacteria bacterium:
- a CDS encoding IS256 family transposase produces MRKDDLLSDEFLKQFKTGDELSAFLKQIQKRGIEKMLEGELDGHLDYSKHAKSSNKNSRNGYSSKKIKTSFGESEISVPRDRDASFNPMIVPKRGNMVDGIENVIVSLYAKGMSNADIEEQIREVYNFDVSTSTISRITDKIANDIVAWQNRPLEPVYLIVWMDGIVFKVRENSKVINKTVYIAVGLRRDGKKEVLGLWLGKNETAAFWMRVLTDIRARGTEDILITATDNLNGFTDTIKNVFPESKTQICVVHQIRNASRYVVWKDKKAFTADMKHIYNAPNQDAAKAALEDFANKWNDKYSYAIKSWQDNWEELTVFYEFPIEIRKIIYTTNLIENLNGKIRKYTKNKLSFPTDDAVMKSVYLATREATKKWSMPIRNWGIILNQFLTIYEKRVRL; encoded by the coding sequence ATGAGAAAAGACGATTTATTATCCGACGAATTTTTAAAACAGTTTAAAACTGGAGATGAACTTTCCGCATTTTTGAAGCAAATTCAAAAGCGCGGTATTGAAAAAATGCTGGAAGGGGAGCTAGATGGACATTTGGATTATAGCAAACATGCAAAATCATCCAACAAAAACTCTAGAAATGGCTATTCTTCTAAAAAAATTAAAACCTCCTTTGGAGAATCTGAGATCTCGGTTCCTCGAGATCGGGATGCTAGCTTTAATCCCATGATAGTGCCTAAACGAGGTAATATGGTGGATGGTATCGAGAATGTTATAGTTTCTCTTTATGCCAAAGGAATGAGTAATGCAGATATCGAAGAACAAATTAGAGAGGTTTACAATTTTGATGTTTCTACCTCTACTATTTCTAGAATAACCGATAAGATAGCCAATGATATTGTTGCCTGGCAAAACAGACCTTTAGAACCTGTTTATCTTATTGTTTGGATGGATGGTATTGTATTTAAAGTTCGGGAGAACTCTAAAGTCATCAATAAAACCGTGTACATCGCTGTAGGATTACGTAGAGACGGCAAAAAGGAAGTGTTAGGTCTATGGCTAGGAAAGAATGAAACTGCTGCCTTTTGGATGCGTGTACTCACTGATATCAGAGCTCGTGGCACAGAAGACATTCTTATCACTGCTACAGACAATCTGAATGGGTTTACGGACACCATTAAAAACGTTTTTCCAGAATCTAAAACCCAAATATGTGTAGTGCATCAAATTAGAAATGCATCGCGTTATGTGGTATGGAAAGACAAGAAAGCCTTTACAGCCGACATGAAACATATTTATAATGCACCTAACCAAGACGCAGCTAAAGCTGCTTTAGAGGACTTTGCTAACAAATGGAATGACAAGTATTCTTATGCTATTAAAAGCTGGCAAGACAACTGGGAAGAACTAACGGTCTTTTATGAGTTTCCCATCGAGATAAGAAAAATCATTTATACCACTAATTTAATAGAAAATCTAAATGGGAAAATTAGAAAGTATACCAAAAACAAACTTTCATTCCCTACAGATGATGCTGTTATGAAATCCGTATATTTGGCTACCAGAGAAGCAACTAAAAAATGGTCTATGCCCATTAGAAACTGGGGCATCATTTTAAATCAGTTTCTAACGATCTATGAAAAAAGGGTCCGACTTTAA